The following coding sequences lie in one Spinacia oleracea cultivar Varoflay chromosome 1, BTI_SOV_V1, whole genome shotgun sequence genomic window:
- the LOC110787186 gene encoding protein STRUBBELIG-RECEPTOR FAMILY 7 — MMMELRRLLIISILMFSSSFINGDTDQSDATALNGMFTSMNSPSQLTGWTATGGDPCGQSWKGVTCSGSRVTQLKVPNLGLTGSIGFQLTSLTSLTDFDISHNNFGGQVPYNLPQNLQRLNLAGCNFNGAIPYSISLMKPLEHLDLSQNQFNGQLNVDFSQLTSLSSADISDNALTGNLPSTLSSLTSLKSLYLQNNQFTGTIDVLGDLPLENLNIANNHFSGWVPKKLQNINLQKDGNSWSSGPAPPAPPGSQTSSHHKSGNNGKSSESSSSGGGKSGISAGAIVGIILGILVVVAVIGFFLFKRRIRRPSPDLEKVDIHKPFVAAAASNDVEGKPEFMELKSVHSSSSINTTTLDAVPLVALKPPPLDRNKSFDDQDLSNKPILPIVTKTPTRVPNNVKSYSIADLQMATGSFSVENLIGEGSIGRVYRAQFDDGKVLAVKKIDSSVLANHPEDFTEIVASISKLHHPNVTELVGYCSEHGQHLLIYEFHKNGSLHDFLHLDDEYSKPLTWNTRVKIALGSARALEYLHEVCSPSVVHQNFKSENILLDAELNPHLSDCGLANLLPNTNQAVNHNACAPEVADSGQYTLKSDVYSFGVVMLELLSGRKPFDSSLLRSEQSLVRWATPQLHDIDALTKMVDPTLEGLYPVKSLSRFADVIALCVQSEPEFRPPMSEVVQALVRLVQRANMSKRTVGNAGRQSESTDTNDSVN; from the exons CTACTGCTCTCAATGGCATGTTCACCAGCATGAATTCGCCTTCACAGCTTACTGGATGGACCGCTACTGGCGGTGATCCATGTGGTCAGTCATGGAAGGGTGTTACTTGTTCAGGCTCAAGGGTAACACAATT AAAAGTACCAAATCTTGGACTTACTGGGTCAATAGGTTTCCAGCTGACGAGTTTGACATCCTTGACTGACTT TGACATAAGCCATAACAATTTTGGAGGCCAAGTACCTTACAACCTTCCTCAAAATTTGCAACGACT AAACCTTGCTGGTTGCAACTTCAATGGAGCAATACCTTATTCGATTTCTCTTATGAAACCTTTGGAGCATCT AGACCTCAGCCAAAATCAATTTAATGGACAGCTGAATGTCGATTTTTCACAGCTCACTTCGCTCTCTTCTGC AGATATCTCAGACAATGCTCTCACAGGCAATCTTCCATCAACATTGAGTTCCTTGACCAGTTTGAAATCCTT GTACTTGCAAAATAACCAGTTTACGGGCACAATTGATGTCCTAGGAGACTTACCCCTGGAGAATTT GAATATTGCGAATAACCATTTCAGTGGATGGGTTCCAAAGAAGTTACAAAACATTAATTTGCA GAAAGATGGTAACTCGTGGAGCTCAGGTCCTGCACCTCCTGCTCCACCTGGATCCCAAACCAGTAGTCATCACAAATCTGGAAATAATGGAAAGTCGTCAGAGAGTTCAAGCTCGGGGGGTGGGAAATCCGGTATCAGTGCTGGTGCTATAGTTGGAATTATTTTGGGTATTCTCGTAGTTGTAGCTGTAATAGGATTTTTCTTATTTAAGAGAAGAATACGGAGACCATCCCCCGACTTAGAGAAGGTGGACATTCATAAGCcttttgttgctgctgctgcttcgaATGATGTCGAAG GTAAGCCTGAATTTATGGAATTGAAGTCAGTTCATTCATCATCCTCAATCAACACAACGACGCTTGACGCAGTTCCCTTAGTTGCTCTTAAACCGCCTCCATTGGATCGCAACAAATCATTTGATGATCAAGACTTATCAAATAAGCCTATTCTCCCTATTGTCACCAAAACTCCTACACGAGTGCCCAACAATGTGAAATCATATTCTATAGCAGATCTGCAGATGGCCACCGGCAGTTTTAGTGTTGAGAATCTTATTGGAGAGGGGTCTATTGGACGTGTTTATCGTGCTCAATTTGATGATGGAAAG GTTCTTGCTGTGAAAAAGATAGACTCATCTGTTCTAGCTAACCATCCTGAAGATTTCACGGAAATTGTTGCGAGCATTTCCAAATTACACCATCCAAATGTAACTGAGCTTGTTGGCTACTGTTCTGAACACGGCCAACACTTGTTAATTTATGAGTTCCACAAGAATGGCTCATTGCACGACTTCTTACATCTTGATGATGAGTACAGTAAACCATTGACATGGAATACTCGTGTCAAGATTGCTTTGGGGAGTGCACGTGCTCTTGA GTATCTACACGAAGTTTGCTCACCATCTGTTGTTCATCAAAACTTCAAATCAGAGAACATATTGCTTGATGCAGAGCTTAATCCTCATCTTTCTGACTGTGGGTTAGCAAACCTCCTTCCAAATACAAATCAG GCGGTTAACCATAATGCATGTGCGCCTGAAGTTGCTGATTCTGGTCAGTATACTTTAAAGAGTGATGTCTACAGTTTTGGGGTTGTAATGTTAGAGCTTCTCAGTGGAAGAAAACCATTTGATAG CTCGTTACTGAGGTCTGAGCAGTCGTTGGTTCGGTGGGCAACTCCTCAGCTTCATGATATTGATGCGTTGACTAAAATGGTGGATCCCACTCTAGAAGGCCTCTACCCTGTGAAATCTTTGTCGCGATTTGCTGATGTCATTGCTCTTTGCGTTCAG TCCGAGCCTGAGTTCCGACCACCAATGTCGGAGGTGGTGCAAGCTTTGGTTCGATTGGTTCAACGAGCAAACATGAGTAAGAGAACCGTTGGAAATGCCGGTCGACAATCAGAAAGCACAGACACAAATGATAGTGTTAATTAA